In Deinococcus sp. YIM 134068, the following are encoded in one genomic region:
- a CDS encoding chlorite dismutase family protein, whose protein sequence is MMVDLDPSGQVTGREADRAQRQFLNYAFFKLDPAFRRLPQAEREELKAEFLAAAQGWVTDAPAEKGLIQRSYSLVGVRSDVDFMLWRIAFDVREFQDAQARLNRTRLMGYLTQPFNFVSMNKRSQYVNRIEGSGHGLEILPGQGQFLFIYPFIKTRAWYDLTPHSRQGMMDEHIHASGPFKGVRINTSYSYGIDDQEFVVSFDSDYPQEFVDLVHRLRYTEASMYTLRDTPMFTCVKKELSAVMEDLG, encoded by the coding sequence ATGATGGTGGACCTCGACCCCAGCGGGCAGGTGACGGGGCGGGAGGCCGATCGCGCCCAGCGGCAATTCCTGAACTATGCCTTCTTCAAACTGGACCCCGCCTTCCGCCGCCTGCCCCAGGCCGAGCGCGAGGAGCTGAAGGCCGAGTTCCTCGCCGCCGCACAGGGCTGGGTCACGGATGCCCCCGCCGAGAAGGGCCTGATCCAGCGCAGCTACAGCCTCGTCGGGGTGCGGAGTGACGTGGACTTCATGCTATGGCGCATCGCCTTCGATGTGCGGGAGTTTCAGGACGCGCAGGCCCGCCTGAACCGCACGCGGCTGATGGGCTACCTGACGCAGCCGTTCAACTTCGTCTCCATGAACAAGCGCAGCCAGTACGTCAACCGCATCGAGGGCAGCGGGCACGGGCTGGAGATTCTGCCGGGGCAGGGGCAATTTCTGTTCATCTACCCCTTCATCAAGACGCGGGCGTGGTACGACCTCACGCCGCACTCGCGCCAGGGCATGATGGACGAGCACATCCACGCCTCCGGCCCCTTCAAGGGCGTGCGGATCAATACCTCGTATTCCTACGGCATCGACGATCAGGAGTTCGTGGTGTCCTTTGACTCCGACTACCCGCAGGAGTTCGTGGACCTCGTTCACCGCCTGCGCTACACCGAGGCGAGCATGTACACGCTGAGGGATACGCCGATGTTCACGTGCGTGAAGAAGGAACTGAGCGCAGTGATGGAGGATTTGGGGTAG
- a CDS encoding DUF3995 domain-containing protein, translated as MPPPPVRAAAALLTATLAGVHVYWAAGGRAGMAASLLQNDEGQPLFTPPPVMTLGVAAGLATMSAAALNANSPRMRWPLRLIALVFLLRAVGDGRWVGLTRQRRGTAFARNDARLYTPLCLVLAALFGALGWRR; from the coding sequence ATGCCCCCACCCCCGGTTCGTGCCGCCGCCGCCCTTCTCACCGCGACGCTGGCAGGCGTGCATGTGTATTGGGCCGCCGGAGGTCGGGCCGGGATGGCAGCCTCCCTTCTCCAGAACGACGAGGGCCAGCCGCTCTTCACGCCCCCACCCGTGATGACGCTGGGTGTGGCGGCGGGACTGGCGACCATGAGTGCGGCGGCTCTAAACGCCAACTCCCCCCGGATGCGCTGGCCCCTGCGCCTGATCGCGTTGGTGTTCCTGCTGCGGGCCGTGGGAGACGGTCGCTGGGTGGGCCTCACACGCCAGCGACGCGGGACCGCATTCGCCCGCAACGACGCCCGCCTCTACACACCGCTCTGTCTGGTGTTGGCTGCCTTGTTCGGCGCGCTCGGCTGGAGGAGATAA
- a CDS encoding response regulator transcription factor has translation MTDPAPTVSAALPSPTVRVLLVDDHAVVRHGLRLFLGLDPSIEVVGEAANGEEALAQAEVLRPQVVVMDLMMPVMDGIQATRLLRRQHPDTEVIALTSTLEEHKVNGAIEAGAVGYMLKDASSDTLADAIHAAARGEVRLHPEAARRLVRDFRSPDMRETLTPKETIVLQLIARGHSNRDIAADQGVSEATVKTHVSRLLSKLGLESRTQAALYALRHGLARLEE, from the coding sequence ATGACCGACCCCGCCCCCACTGTCTCCGCTGCCCTCCCCTCCCCCACCGTGCGCGTCCTGCTCGTGGACGATCACGCCGTCGTCCGGCACGGGCTGAGGCTCTTCCTGGGGCTGGACCCCTCCATCGAGGTCGTCGGCGAGGCGGCCAACGGGGAGGAGGCGCTCGCGCAGGCAGAAGTCCTGCGTCCCCAGGTCGTCGTCATGGACCTGATGATGCCCGTGATGGACGGCATTCAGGCCACCCGCCTCCTGCGCCGCCAGCATCCCGACACTGAAGTGATCGCCCTCACCAGCACGCTGGAGGAACACAAGGTCAACGGGGCCATCGAGGCCGGGGCCGTGGGCTACATGCTCAAGGACGCTTCCTCGGACACGCTCGCCGACGCCATCCACGCCGCCGCACGGGGCGAGGTCCGCCTGCACCCAGAGGCCGCCCGCCGCCTCGTGCGCGACTTCCGATCCCCCGACATGCGCGAGACGCTGACCCCGAAGGAAACCATCGTCTTGCAACTCATCGCGCGGGGCCACTCCAACCGCGACATCGCCGCCGATCAGGGCGTGAGCGAGGCGACCGTGAAGACGCACGTGAGCCGCCTCCTGAGCAAGCTGGGGTTGGAGAGCCGGACACAGGCGGCGCTGTACGCGCTGCGGCACGGGCTGGCGCGGTTGGAGGAATGA